One stretch of Arachis hypogaea cultivar Tifrunner chromosome 20, arahy.Tifrunner.gnm2.J5K5, whole genome shotgun sequence DNA includes these proteins:
- the LOC112782951 gene encoding uncharacterized protein has translation MEALLCRKLGDPSLSLEDDNSPIIVSKNHPVPQLKSPTSVRVRIKATSLNFANYLQIQGKYQEKATLPFIPGSDYSGIVDAVGPKVSNFRVGDPVCSFAALGSFAEFIVVDENELFRVPEGCDLVAAGALAVAFGTSHVALVHRANLTSGQVLVVLGAAGGVGLAAVQIGKACGAIVIAVARGAEKVQILKTLGVDHVVDLVSENVIESVKEFLKARRLKGVDVLYDPVGGKLTKESMKLLKWGAQILIIGFASGEIPVIPANIALVKNWTVHGLYWGSYKIHRPAVLEDSLKELLSWLARGLISIHISHSYRLSEANLAFSAIKDRKVIGKVMIVFDDKLTRSKL, from the exons ATGGAAGCTCTTTTGTGCAGAAAACTTGGTGATCCATCGTTATCTTTGGAAGACGATAACAGCCCAATAATTGTGTCCAAGAACCATCCAGTTCCTCAGTTGAAGTCTCCCACTTCTGTAAGAGTCAGAATCAAGGCTACGAGCTTGAATTTTGCAAATTACTTGCAGATCCAAGGTAAGTATCAGGAGAAGGCGACTTTGCCATTCATACCTGGATCCGATTACTCGGGAATCGTTGACGCCGTTGGCCCCAAAGTTTCAAACTTTCGTGTTGGGGACCCTGTTTGTTCCTTTGCTGCTCTTGGTTCATTCGCTGAGTTCATTGTTGTTGACGAGAACGAGTT GTTTCGTGTGCCAGAAGGTTGTGATCTTGTTGCTGCTGGAGCACTTGCTGTGGCATTTGGCACTTCTCATGTAGCACTTGTCCATAGAGCTAATTTAACCTCTGGTCAG GTGTTGGTGGTTTTGGGTGCAGCAGGAGGTGTAGGGCTTGCAGCTGTTCAAATTGGAAAAGCGTGTGGTGCCATTGTCATTGCTGTTGCTAG GGGAGCTGAAAAGGTGCAGATTTTGAAGACTCTTGGTGTTGATCATGTGGTGGACTTGGTCAGTGAAAATGTTATCGAGAGTGTGAAAGAGTTCCTTAAGGCTAGAAGGCTTAAAGGTGTTGATGTCCTCTATGACCCGGTTGGAGGCAAGCTTACGAAAGAAAGTATGAAACTTCTGAAATGGGGAGCTCAGATTCTCATAATTGGGTTTGCAAGCGGCGAAATTCCTGTCATCCCTGCTAACATAGCTCTTGTTAAG AATTGGACAGTTCATGGTCTTTATTGGGGTAGCTACAAGATACATCGCCCAGCTGTTCTTGAAGATTCTTTAAAAGAGTTATTGTCTTGGTTGGCAAGAGGCCTGATTTCCATCCACATTTCTCATTCTTACCGCTTGTCAGAG GCCAACCTTGCGTTTTCTGCTATCAAAGATAGGAAAGTCATTGGGAAGGTGATGATTGTGTTTGATGACAAACTTACAAGATCTAAGCTGTGA
- the LOC112782950 gene encoding autophagy-related protein 18c, producing the protein MLASGPPSRMGSSVSPSQGIFPPSNIGNSEFLNVGASSSFPPPELDMNKNDETDLLSVSWNQNSGCIAAGTSNGFRIYNCEPFKETFRRDLKSGGFKIVEMLFRCNILGLVGSVGNTHYPPNKVLIWDDHQSRCIGEFTFRSEVRGVKLRRDRIVVVLEHKIYIYNLMDLKLLHQIETLANTRGLCCLSHHSNTFVLACPGLCKGQVRVEHFGLNVTKLINAHDSQIACFTLSMDGLLLATASVKGTLIRIFNTMDGSRLQEVRRGADRAEINSMALSPNVQWLAASSDKGTVHLFNLRVRVFGEDTRSNSPRGPALAHQNSSTSLDPLVSPNTGANPNSSLSFMRGVLPKYFSSEWSFAQFHLSERTKFIVAFGSQSQNSVLIVGMDGSFYRCSFDPVRGGAMLQKEYVSFLKFQSRSTI; encoded by the exons ATGCTGGCAAGTGGCCCCCCATCTCGTATGGGTTCATCTGTTTCTCCATCTCAAGGAATATTTCCACCTTCGAATATTGGAAATAGTGAATTCCTTAATGTTggggcctcttcttcttttcccccGCCTGAATTAGATATGAACAAAAATGATGAAACAGATTTACTCTCAGTATCATGGAATCAGAACAGTGGTTGTATTGCTGCTGGGACAAGTAATGGTTTTCGTATCTATAATTGTGAACCTTTCAAGGAAACTTTCAGGCGTGATTTAAAGAGTGGTGGTTTCAAAATTGTGGAGATGCTGTTCCGGTGCAATATTCTGGGACTTGTTGGTTCTGTAGGTAATACCCATTACCCACCCAATAAAGTTTTGATTTGGGATGATCATCAGAGCAGGTGCATTGGTGAATTTACATTCAGATCTGAAGTTCGCGGAGTGAAGTTAAGACGTGATCGGATTGTAGTTGTCCTTGAGCACAAGATATATATTTATAACCTTATGGATCTGAAGCTTCTTCACCAGATTGAGACTCTGGCAAATACTAGGGGGTTGTGCTGTCTTTCTCACCATTCAAATACATTTGTTTTGGCTTGTCCAGGTCTTTGCAAAGGACAGGTTCGGGTTGAACATTTTGGACTAAATGTTACCAAATTAATCAATGCTCATGATTCTCAAATTGCTTGCTTTACTCTGTCAATGGATGGACTACTCCTTGCAACTGCTAGTGTAAAGGGCACTTTGATTAGAATCTTCAATACAATGGACGGGTCGCGATTACAAGAA GTGAGAAGAGGGGCGGATAGAGCTGAAATAAACAGTATGGCTCTGTCACCAAATGTGCAGTGGTTGGCAGCATCAAGTGACAAAGGAACTGTTCATTTATTCAACTTGAGAGTGAGAGTGTTTGGGGAGGATACTCGGTCAAACTCTCCCAGAGGGCCTGCTCTGGCACATCAGAATTCTTCAACTTCTTTAGATCCCTTGGTTTCTCCAAATACCGGTGCCAATCCGAATTCATCATTATCTTTCATGAGAG GagttttaccaaaatattttagcTCAGAATGGTCATTTGCTCAGTTCCACTTGTCTGAACGCACAAAATTCATTGTGGCATTTGGATCGCAGTCTCAGAACAGTGTCctaattgttggcatggatgggaG TTTCTATAGGTGCAGTTTTGATCCGGTGCGTGGGGGTGCAATGTTGCAGAAGGAATATGTTAGTTTTCTAAAGTTTCAAAGTAGATCAACTATTTAG